A genome region from Brassica oleracea var. oleracea cultivar TO1000 chromosome C2, BOL, whole genome shotgun sequence includes the following:
- the LOC106324127 gene encoding uncharacterized protein LOC106324127, translating to MANRGTGDEGRVSTGRGLGYRSDRDNGNGISEMFGYDRSLERTRSFPVYGNRTRVMREGSLSSSSPSYNQDERSQHGQSTQSNPRPDQNRSTERPQDQGVENTLKLLHDVMTRALSNQPTRTPTSEVSKLLTTMKNIGSYKYEGGSDPIEADKWISMMEKNFEAMECPEEYKKKIVVYDLEGDATGWWDSIDRQRGHTITTWKSFKKEFERKYFPPEAKHRLERKFMNLVQGDRTVRDYDSEFTR from the coding sequence ATGGCTAATCGTGGGACTGGTGATGAGGGTAGGGTTTCGACTGGGAGAGGACTGGGCTACAGATCAGACCGGGATAATGGAAATGGCATCAGTGAGATGTTTGGTTACGATAGGAGTCTTGAGAGGACAAGATCTTTTCCTGTGTACGGTAACCGGACAAGAGTGATGAGGGAAGGCAGTTTGTCAAGCAGTAGTCCAAGTTATAATCAGGATGAGAGATCTCAACATGGCCAATCCACTCAATCAAACCCACGGCCAGATCAGAACCGTTCCACAGAAAGACCACAAGATCAAGGAGTAGAAAACACCTTGAAGCTACTACATGATGTGATGACCCGAGCACTTAGTAACCAGCCCACACGAACCCCAACCTCTGAAGTTTCCAAGCTGTTAACTACCATGAAGAACATTGGATCTTACAAATATGAAGGAGGATCAGATCCAATTGAAGCCGACAAGTGGATTTCAATGATGGAAAAGAATTTTGAAGCTATGGAGTGTCCGGAGGAATACAAGAAGAAGATTGTTGTGTACGATTTGGAAGGGGACGCAACAGGATGGTGGGACAGCATAGACCGGCAACGTGGGCATACAATCACAACGTGGAAATCCTTTAAGAAAGAATTCGAGAGGAAGTACTTTCCTCCAGAAGCGAAGCATCGTCTGGAGCGTAAGTTCATGAACTTAGTCCAAGGAGATAGGACCGTAAGGGATTACGATTCAGAATTCACCAGGTAG